One Candidatus Zixiibacteriota bacterium genomic region harbors:
- a CDS encoding manganese efflux pump MntP family protein, translated as MSWLTTLVIAVGLGMDAFAVALVIGSQRQSLTFRPFFRLTFHFGLFQFMMPVIGWYCGSQVEHYIRNFDHWLAFVLLAVIGIRMIRESFSSEHQRVTRADPTRKRSLVALSLATSIDALTVGLSMAFLQVEIWTPSAIIGLVAAAMTGVGMVSGRRLGIKFGKRMELIGGIILILIGLKIVLEHTV; from the coding sequence ATGTCCTGGCTCACTACACTGGTAATCGCTGTCGGCCTGGGGATGGACGCTTTCGCGGTCGCGTTGGTGATCGGCTCGCAGCGTCAGAGTCTGACTTTCCGCCCGTTCTTCCGCCTCACTTTCCATTTCGGTCTGTTTCAGTTCATGATGCCGGTGATCGGCTGGTACTGCGGCTCACAGGTGGAGCACTACATCCGCAATTTCGACCACTGGCTTGCGTTCGTGCTGCTGGCGGTTATCGGAATCAGGATGATACGCGAGTCGTTCTCCTCCGAACACCAGCGCGTCACCCGGGCCGATCCCACTCGCAAGAGGAGCCTGGTGGCCTTGTCGCTGGCGACCAGTATCGACGCGCTCACGGTCGGCCTGAGCATGGCGTTCCTTCAGGTCGAGATCTGGACACCGAGCGCAATTATCGGCCTGGTGGCCGCTGCCATGACCGGAGTCGGCATGGTTTCAGGCCGCCGATTAGGGATCAAGTTCGGCAAACGGATGGAGCTAATAGGAGGGATTATACTGATCCTGATCGGGCTCAAGATCGTCCTCGAGCACACCGTGTGA
- a CDS encoding glycosyltransferase family 39 protein — protein sequence MALLWKHAGGETVLVPIFIAALFFLATGAVLYAGLRVLSGQVAAALGLIALAGTPFFVRHSAAQYADVPVGFFFLTTVILLAVYDCDPGKRRGWLVLSGMAVSLAVWTKNEGLLFLVALATARLLPAAVGREWRQLGRDMLALALGAAPALLALVVFKIAFAPPDGLLALQGWGAIVEKLGDWSRYQEVAAAFVKEVSSFGGGMSVVIILTFALAGADWRRFKQRYWLSGMMVLLVMVIGFFFVYIITPQRLTWYMGVSLNRILPQLWPMTVFLVLVNLRPTGIGGPPASGGPPACGWD from the coding sequence GTGGCGTTGCTCTGGAAGCACGCAGGCGGTGAGACAGTTCTGGTCCCGATTTTCATCGCGGCCTTGTTCTTCCTAGCGACCGGTGCTGTGCTGTACGCCGGTCTGAGAGTGTTATCCGGGCAGGTTGCGGCGGCACTCGGACTGATCGCTCTGGCGGGTACACCGTTTTTCGTGCGACATAGCGCCGCGCAGTACGCCGATGTCCCGGTCGGGTTCTTCTTCCTGACAACCGTGATACTCCTGGCTGTATACGATTGCGATCCCGGCAAACGTCGCGGCTGGCTGGTCCTGTCAGGCATGGCGGTGTCGCTGGCCGTCTGGACCAAGAACGAGGGACTACTCTTTCTCGTTGCTCTGGCAACTGCGCGTCTGCTGCCGGCGGCGGTTGGTCGCGAGTGGCGGCAGTTGGGCCGCGATATGCTCGCACTGGCGCTTGGCGCCGCACCGGCCCTGCTCGCGCTGGTTGTGTTCAAGATCGCGTTTGCTCCGCCCGACGGTCTCCTGGCGCTCCAGGGTTGGGGCGCGATAGTCGAAAAGCTCGGTGACTGGTCGCGCTATCAGGAAGTAGCGGCGGCATTTGTCAAAGAGGTGAGCTCTTTCGGCGGCGGTATGAGTGTGGTGATTATACTGACGTTCGCCCTGGCCGGGGCTGACTGGCGGCGATTCAAACAACGCTACTGGCTGAGCGGGATGATGGTATTATTGGTAATGGTAATCGGTTTTTTCTTCGTTTACATCATCACACCGCAAAGATTGACCTGGTACATGGGCGTTTCATTGAATCGGATTCTACCGCAGCTCTGGCCGATGACCGTATTTCTTGTTCTCGTAAATCTCCGACCGACAGGGATCGGTGGCCCACCCGCGTCCGGTGGCCCACCCGCTTGCGGGTGGGATTGA
- a CDS encoding MFS transporter, with protein MLDSSRLSAQPMYRFLMVLTISSTMGLQAWRTLFDNFSVNVVGIDGNQMGIIQSVREIPGFLALLVVLVMLLLKEHRISALSVLTLGIGVAITGLFPSYLGLIGTTLVMSLGFHYYETTNQSLTLQYFDEKTSPLVLGKLRGISAGANIAVGLLIFVLTPYLPYVWLYGLLGGMIALSGVWGLLQKPTRDDLPVQHTTMILRRQYWLYYVLTFLAGARRQIFVAFSVFLMVKKFGFDVQEITVLFVINNVVNYFLSPAIGWAIVRFDERKVLSLEYFSSVFIFLGYALVDSKWLVALLYMADHIFFNFAVAIRTFFQKIGDPKDVAPSMAVGFTINHIGAVVFPVVGGLLWAVDYRIPFVAGAVLGLGSLMFVQMIPGQVRLRQAGSRGPISAAT; from the coding sequence ATGCTTGACTCGTCACGCCTCTCCGCACAGCCGATGTACCGCTTTCTCATGGTCCTGACCATCAGCTCGACCATGGGCCTGCAGGCCTGGCGCACCCTGTTCGATAACTTTTCGGTCAACGTGGTGGGGATCGACGGTAACCAGATGGGGATCATTCAATCGGTGCGCGAGATTCCGGGGTTCCTGGCGCTGCTGGTGGTGCTGGTTATGCTGCTGCTCAAGGAGCATCGCATCTCGGCGCTGTCGGTGCTAACTCTCGGTATCGGTGTCGCCATTACTGGCTTGTTTCCGTCGTATCTCGGCCTGATCGGCACCACGCTGGTGATGAGCCTCGGTTTCCACTACTACGAAACCACGAACCAGTCGCTTACTTTGCAGTATTTCGACGAGAAAACATCGCCGCTGGTGCTGGGCAAATTGCGCGGGATCAGCGCGGGGGCCAATATCGCGGTCGGCCTGCTGATTTTCGTACTGACACCGTACCTGCCGTACGTGTGGCTCTATGGGCTATTGGGCGGCATGATCGCGCTCTCAGGCGTGTGGGGCCTGCTGCAGAAGCCGACCCGCGACGACTTGCCGGTCCAGCACACCACGATGATCTTGCGCAGACAGTACTGGCTCTACTATGTACTGACCTTCCTGGCCGGAGCGCGGCGGCAGATCTTTGTCGCCTTCTCGGTTTTCCTCATGGTGAAGAAATTCGGATTCGATGTTCAGGAAATCACCGTGCTGTTCGTCATCAACAACGTGGTGAACTACTTTCTAAGTCCGGCGATCGGCTGGGCGATCGTGCGTTTCGATGAACGCAAGGTGCTTTCGCTGGAGTATTTTTCATCGGTGTTCATATTCCTCGGCTATGCCTTGGTCGATTCCAAGTGGCTGGTGGCGCTTCTGTACATGGCCGACCATATCTTCTTCAATTTCGCGGTCGCCATTCGGACATTCTTTCAGAAGATCGGCGATCCCAAAGACGTTGCCCCGAGCATGGCGGTCGGGTTTACGATCAACCATATCGGCGCGGTGGTGTTTCCCGTTGTCGGCGGACTGCTCTGGGCGGTAGACTATCGAATTCCGTTCGTGGCCGGGGCGGTGTTAGGACTGGGGTCTCTCATGTTCGTACAGATGATCCCCGGGCAGGTGCGCCTACGGCAGGCAGGCTCTCGCGGGCCTATTTCGGCTGCGACGTAA
- a CDS encoding serine/threonine-protein kinase, producing the protein MKRLLHYEIAEKLGEGKNGITWSAIDSTSQRAVVIKEMRRPHAADEAWRQRFLASMEQINALEHAGIARFYALEEADGCWFVARQYVDGQDVSALAISAPVEYDRWLNLALELACTLKSIHDTGLVHGNVTSSNVFVDSQGRTRLVDSGLGAIATGLPNAEQSVFLAPELSRGAQATPSGDLYALGVVLYHLLTGQIPQGSPPVVFSQFSEQQAPGVARLLLGRLLAASPGERFASAEELILTIQAMMSLETEPATVERRKWSLGPRQYLMISVLVLLLVILWLVVTSQPK; encoded by the coding sequence ATGAAACGGCTTCTTCACTATGAGATAGCAGAGAAATTAGGCGAGGGGAAGAACGGCATCACTTGGTCGGCTATCGACTCGACTTCACAGCGGGCGGTGGTCATCAAGGAAATGCGTCGCCCGCACGCTGCTGACGAGGCTTGGCGACAGCGATTTCTTGCATCAATGGAGCAAATAAACGCGCTCGAGCATGCCGGCATCGCCCGCTTCTACGCTTTGGAAGAGGCCGACGGCTGCTGGTTTGTTGCCAGGCAGTATGTCGACGGTCAGGATGTCTCTGCACTTGCGATTAGTGCTCCCGTCGAATACGACCGCTGGCTGAACCTAGCTCTGGAGCTGGCGTGCACTCTCAAGTCAATTCACGACACCGGCCTGGTGCACGGCAATGTCACCTCATCGAATGTGTTTGTCGACTCTCAGGGCCGGACACGGCTGGTCGACTCCGGGCTGGGGGCCATCGCAACGGGACTACCAAACGCAGAGCAGTCCGTATTTCTCGCTCCCGAATTGTCCCGTGGCGCCCAGGCCACACCGTCAGGCGACCTGTATGCGCTCGGTGTCGTCCTATATCACCTCCTGACCGGTCAGATTCCCCAGGGTTCACCGCCGGTCGTCTTCTCGCAGTTCTCGGAACAGCAGGCTCCCGGGGTGGCGCGGCTGCTGCTCGGACGGCTCCTGGCGGCATCCCCGGGCGAACGGTTTGCGTCGGCCGAAGAACTGATATTGACGATTCAGGCCATGATGTCGCTCGAGACCGAGCCGGCGACCGTCGAACGCAGGAAATGGTCTCTCGGTCCGAGGCAGTACCTGATGATCTCGGTTCTCGTATTGCTGCTGGTTATACTCTGGTTGGTGGTTACGTCGCAGCCGAAATAG
- a CDS encoding response regulator, with product MASKGKVLVVDDDPMLRTLLVDTLTAIGYESTAASDGVEAMALLREEGHHDFDLVITDIKMPHMDGLTLTKKIRRACPLLPVLFITGVVSEETMAAAAPDGYLSKPFRIELLEDLIEKTLKANRTGKRLPPPRRILIDVAEDELRDRLTETLSLGNYLSFAAAGGDEALEELQRGSFDAIIAGIDTTSAENTERLARLREACPDLPLVLAGAPQAISAAEQASLTLRAAGCISQPIRSEELLTLLDRTLNPDTRHNN from the coding sequence ATGGCGTCCAAGGGCAAGGTATTGGTGGTCGATGACGATCCGATGCTGCGCACGCTGCTTGTCGATACCCTGACGGCGATCGGTTACGAATCGACGGCGGCATCCGATGGGGTCGAGGCGATGGCGCTGTTGCGCGAAGAGGGACATCACGATTTCGATCTGGTCATTACCGATATCAAGATGCCCCACATGGACGGACTCACACTGACCAAGAAAATCAGGCGGGCGTGTCCGTTGCTTCCGGTGCTGTTTATTACTGGGGTAGTATCGGAAGAGACGATGGCGGCGGCCGCGCCTGATGGTTATCTCTCCAAGCCGTTTCGTATCGAGCTCCTCGAGGACCTGATCGAGAAGACGCTCAAAGCCAACCGCACCGGGAAGCGTCTGCCGCCGCCGCGACGAATTCTGATTGATGTGGCCGAGGATGAACTCCGCGACAGGTTGACCGAAACCCTCTCGCTCGGCAATTACCTGTCGTTTGCAGCGGCGGGCGGCGACGAGGCTCTCGAGGAACTTCAGCGCGGCAGTTTCGATGCGATTATCGCGGGAATCGACACCACTTCTGCCGAGAACACGGAGCGCCTGGCCCGTTTGCGCGAAGCCTGTCCAGATTTGCCTCTGGTTCTGGCCGGCGCACCGCAGGCGATCTCCGCCGCGGAGCAGGCCTCGCTGACACTACGCGCGGCGGGCTGCATTTCGCAGCCGATCCGGTCCGAGGAACTGCTAACGCTCCTGGATCGAACGCTCAATCCGGATACACGCCACAACAACTGA